The sequence GGCGGGGCTGATGGTGCTGTTCCACGTGCCGACGATTCCGGCGATTTTTGCCGGGGCGGCGCTGACGGCGACCAGCATTGGCATTACCTCGAAGGTGCTGTCGGAGATTGGCCAGCTCAAGTCGGCGGAGGGCCAGATTATTGTTGGTGCGGCGGTAATTGACGATGTGCTGGGCATTATCGTGCTGGCGGTGGTGGCCAGTCTGGCCAAGACCGGTGAAGTGGATGTGCTCAATGTGGTGTATCTGATCATCAGCGCCACGGGGTTTTTGCTGGGGGCAATTTTCCTGGGCAAGTTTTTTAATACCTCCTTTGAGGCGATCGCAGACAAGCTGCAAACCCGAGGCAATCTGGTCATTCCCGCGATTACCTTTGCGTTTTTGATGGCCTTTTTAGCCAATGTGATTCACCTGGAGGCGATTTTGGGAGCCTTTGCGGCGGGCCTGGTGCTCGATGAAACCGACAAGCGCAAGGAACTCGATCGCCAGGTTATGCCCATTGCCGACATTTTGGTGCCGATCTTCTTTGTTACGGTGGGGGCTAAGGCCGACCTGGGGGTGCTGAACCCGGCGGTGGCGGCTAACCGAGAAGGCCTGGTGATTGCGGTGTTCTTGCTGGCGGTAGCGATCGTGGGTAAGGTGATCACCGGCTGGACGGCCTTTGGTCAACCGCTGAATAAACTGGCGATCGGCATTGGCATGGTGCCTCGCGGTGAGGTGGGCCTGGTGTTTGCGGGCATTGGTTCAGCCAGCGGGGTGCTGACTAAGCCCCTGGAGGCGGCAATTATCATTATGGTGATTGCTACCACATTTCTGGCCCCGCCGTTTTTGCGGATTGCGTTTAAGGGCAGTGAGGCGGCTGCGATCGCAGCCGAGCCTGCTCCCGAACCGGCTGATGTGGCGTCTTAAGCGGTTTCTGAGAAAGGATATCCCCTTTTTAAGCTGGCGATCGCAGCCGCTGTAGGGTGGGCACTGCCCACCACAGGTAGGTTGATTCTGTAGTGGGTTTTGCGGCGCACAGTTAAGGGTAAAAGCCAGATCTGCTGCTGGGGCCATTTCGCTGGCCCCAGACCCCCATCGACCAGGACGTTCCGTCGTCCTGGACCTCACGGAAAGGACTGATCGATCATCGGTTTAAATCTATGTTCTGCAAACTAGCCTTTCACCCTCTGCAATCAGCCTAGGGGCCATTCCTCACTCCTTTACTTCTTTACTTCTTCACTCCTTTACTTCTTTACCCACCCCCCACCCATCCACCCCCCACCCATCCACCCCCCACCCATCCACCCCTCCCCGCCATGCTCCACGCCTGCGTTTACGCCACGATTTTGCTGGGTTTCTTCGGCATCATCTTTAAAGAAAACCTGGTGATGAAAATCATTGCTATGGATGTCATGAGCACTGGGGTGATCGCCCTGTTTGTGCTGGTGGCGGCGAGAACGGGGGTGCGGACCCCAATTGTGGCGGGCTTGGTGGAGGAGGGCTATGCCGACCCGGTGCCCCAGGCGGTGATTTTGACGGCGATCGTGATTGGCTTCTCGATTCAGGCGTTGATGCTGGTGGGGGTGATGAAGCTGGCCCGCGATAACCCGACCTTGGAAACTAGCGCCATTGAGGAGGAGTATCGGCGATGACTGAATTTACGATTCTCTGGATCGCTCTCCCCCTGTTTATTGGGTTCAGCATTCCCCTGCTGCCTTCAGCGGCACGGCTGCTGACCCTGGGCATTCCCCTGTTCTCGGTGGCCTACGCCACAGCGCTATTTTCCCGGCCTGCTCCCCTCGACCTGCGGCTGCTCGACAGCTTTGGGGTGGCGTTGTGGGCCGATCAGCTCAGCGCTTGGTTCATTCTCACCAATGCCCTGGTGACGGCGGCGGTGCTGATCTACAGCTGGGACGGTCCCAAGACCAAGTTTTTTTATACCCAGTTGCTCGTGCTCCACGGCAGCGTCAATGCCACCTTTATCTGTGCTGATTTGATCAGCCTCTATGTGGCTCTGGAGGTAGTGGGCATGACGACCTTCCTGCTGATTGCCTACCCTCGCACCGATCGCACCCTGTGGGTGGCTCTGCGCTATCTGTTCATTAGCAATGTCGCCATGCTGTTTTACCTGGTGGGGGCCGTGCTGGTCTACCGCACCCACCAGTCCTTTGCCTTTGAGGGGTTGCGTGGTGCCCCTGCCGAGGCCCCGGCGCTGATTTTGATGGCGTTATTGACCAAGGGCGGCATTTTTGTCTCGGGGCTGTGGCTGCCTGCCACCAACACTGCCGCCGAGAGCCAGATCTCAGCCATGATGTCGGGGGCGGTAGAAAAAGCCGGGGTGTTTCCGCTGCTGCGCTTTGCCCTGGTGCTGGAGGAGTTTGAGCCGATTGTGCAGGCCTTTGGCGTGGCTACGGCGGTGCTGGGGGTGACCTATGCCCTGGCTGCCACCGACGCCAAGCGGGTGCTGGCTTGTAGCACTCTCTCGCAGCTGGGTTGGCTATTGGTAGCTCCGGCGGTGGCCGGTTTCTATGCCCTGGCCCACGGTCTGGCCAAGGCGGCACTGTTTCTCACGGTGGGGCAGTTGCCCCAGCGCGACCTGGCCACCCTGCGGCAGCAGCCTATGCCCACGGCCCTGTGGCTGCCGCTGACCCTGGGCGGTCTTTCGATTTCGGGCGCGCCCCTGCTGGCGGGGTTTGGGGCCAAGACCCTGACCCTAGAAGCGCTGGGGCCGTGGCAGGGGATGGCGATGAACGGCGCGGCGGTTGGTACAGCGGCGGTGTACGCCAAGCTGATCAGCTTGCCCCATCGGGGCGGCGCGCAGACATCGAGCTGGCCCCAGGTGCCGCTGGGCCTAGGGCTGGCCTTAGGGCTGCTGCTGGGGGGGGCGATCGCGGCCAATGTCGCCTACCTTGACGCCTACAGCGGGGCCAAGCTAATCAAGGCGCTGGTGTTGATCGGGGCTGGATGGCTCGTCTACGCCCTGCTTCGACGGCCCGCTGCCCTGGAGTTGCCCGCTGGTCCTGAGGCGTTTGAACATTTGCTCGGGGGCATGGGGGTCATGCTAATTGTGCTGTTTTGGATGGTGTGGTCATGGTCAATTACCTAGTACTGGCTGGCAGAAATGTGACAACCCTTGTTAAGGGTGTCGGGTGTCGGGTGTCGGGTGTCGGGTGCAAGGAACCGTTGGCTGCCCTATGCCGCAGAGTACTGGACAGAGTAGTGGGCTTTGATCTGGACTCAGACACCTCTGTTGCCCTCGGGCTAGTTGGGTTGGGGCCAGGGGGGCAATCGGTGCCCCAAAGGAGATGCCAATGACCGACACAATGACCGGCATGACGATTGTTTGGATGGCGCTGCCCTTTTTCGTCGGGTTTACGGTTTACCTGCTGCCCCAGGCAGCGCGCCTGCTCACCCTGGCTGTCACCCTGACCTCGCTGGCCTATGCTGTGGCCCTGCTTGGTCAGCCTGCCCCCCTCGATCTGCATCTGCTGGATAGCTTTGGCGTCACCCTGCTGGCCGATCAGCTCAGCGCTTATTTCATTCTCACCAATGCCTTGGTGACGGCGGCGGTGATTCTCTACTGTTGGGATACGGGCAAGACTGCCTTTTTTTATACCCAGGCGATCATTCTCCACGGCAGCATCAATGCCACCTTTATCTGCGCCGACTTTATTAGCTTGTACGTGGCTCTAGAGGTGATTGGCATTGCGGCGTTTTTGCTAATTGCCTACCCGCGCCAAGACCGCACCCTGTGGGTAGCCCTGCGCTACCTGTTCATTAGCAACACGGCCATGCTGTTTTACCTGATGGGGGCGGCGCTGGTTTACCAGGCTCACCAATCCTTTGCTTTTACGGGGCTGCGCGGTGCCCCGATTGAGGCGGTGGTGCTGATTGTGCTGGGGCTGCTGGTGAAGGGGGGCATTTTTGTCTCGGGGCTGTGGCTGCCCCTCACCCACGCCGAGGCCGAAAGCCCGGTGTCAGCCCTGCTGTCGGGGGTGGTGGTGAAGGCGGGGGTGTTTCCCCTGGTGCGCTTTGCCCTGCTGGTGGAGGAACTCGACCCGCTGGTGCGGGCCTTTGGGGTGGCCACGGCGCTGCTGGGGGTGGCCTACGCCCTGGTCGAAACTGACGCTAAGCGGGTGCTGGCCCTGAGCACGGTGTCTCAGGTGGGCTGGGTGATGGCGGCCCCCCCGGTGGCGGGGGTCTACGCCCTAACCCATGGGCTGGTAAAAGCGGCGCTGTTTTTGACCGTGGGCAACCTGCCCAGCCGCGATCTGACGGTGCTGCAGCAGCGGCCTATGGCTACCAGTCTGTGGCTGCCGCTGATGGCGGGCAGTCTGGCGATCGCAGGCTGCCCCCTATTCCTCGGCTTTGGGGCCAAGGCGCTCACCCTAGAGTACGTCCTACCCTGGCAGGGCAATCTCCTTGGTCTGGCGGCCCTGGGTACAGCGGTGATCTACGCCAAGTTTATGGTGTTGCCCCACCAGCGCGACGAGAAACCAGTCGCCAAGCCCGGGCTGTGGACGGCACTGATGGTGCTGCTGGGGGCACTCATTCTGGCCAATGTGGTGTACCTAGAGGCCTACACCGGGCCAAAGCTGCTCACGGCACTGGCTACCATCGGCGGTGGTTTAGCCATTCATCAGCTGTTGGTGAAGCGGGTGAGGTTTGCTCTGCCTGGGGGGCTAGAGAGCTTTGAGCATCTGATTGGCGGCATGAGTTTGACCTTAGTGGTGTTGTTCTGGATGGTGTGGTCATGGCTGGCTATTTAAACCTACTGCTGCGGTTGACGATCTGGTTTTTGCTCACCGCTGATCTCAGCTGGGCAAACATCTTAATTGGGGTAACGGTATCGCTGCTGTTGCCCCGGGGGCTGACTAATCTCGGCACGCTCAAAGACTGGTTGCGTACGCTGGGGGAGGTGGTAGTGGCGATTCCCCAGGCCTACGCCGAGGCCATTGAGATTATGGTGCGGCCCCACCGCCACGAGGTGGTCACCGTCGATCGCGCCAAGCCTCGCCGCAGCCCAGGCCTGCTGTTTCTCGATATCTTTTTGATCACCTTTACGCCCAAAACCATCGTGCAGCACTACCGCGAGCAGGGCTGGTACGAGGTACACCGTATTAGCCGGAGGCCCAACCCATGACCCTGATCCTGATTGCGATGATCGGCGCGCTGCTGATTCCGATGATTGAGGCGCTGCAAGACGAAGACATTTGGCAGCGGATGCTGGCCTTTGCCAGCATTGCCACCAAAACCTCGGTGATGATCTTGGTGATTGCGGTGCTGCAAGACGACTGGATGATCGGCGTGGTGGGCGTGATTATTCTCAGCGTGGGCAATGCGGCCCTGATGCTGCTGGCCCAAATTATCAAACGGGTTAACGACGTAATGGAGCGGTGAGGGATGATTCACTTTCTCAGCTACACCTGCATTGTGATTGGCCTAGTGTTTTGGTACTGGGGCACCTGGCCGCTGCTGGGGCGGCGCTCAGTGCTATACAAACTCCATGGGCTGTCGGTGGCCGACACCCTGGGGTCGATGGCGATCGTATTTGGGCTGCTGCTGCGCATTCCCCAGGAATGGCCGCTGCTAGTGCTGGCGCTGATCTCCCTGGCGATTTGGAATACGGTACTGGGCTACGTGCTGGCCTACTGCTCGACGGGGGACAGCAGCTATGATGGCTAACTATGTCTACGCGATTGTGCTGCTGCTGCCCCTGGCGGGGACGATGGTGATTGTGCAGCAAAACCCCTACCAGGCGCTGGTGATGCGGGGCATTTTAGGGGCGGTGGCGGCGCTGGTCTACGCGACGCTGGGCGGGGCCGATGTGGCTCTGACCGAGGCTCTGGTGGGCACGATGCTGGCGATTACGCTCTACGCGGTAGCGGTGCGATCGTCTCTGGTGATGCGCCTGGGGGTGCTGGAGGGCGACGGGGTTAAAGACAATCTGCAATGGCAGCCGCTGCTCGACTACCTGCGGGCCATGCTAAAGCGCTACCAGCTGCGGCTGGAGCTGGTGCCCTACGCCGATAAAGAGGCCCTACAGCAAGCTCTGGCTGAGAAGACTATCCACAGCAGCTGCTTGAGCCTGGGGGCGCTGGGCCGAGGCAACGGCGGTGATGAGGTAGAGGCAGAGGCCGCGCAGAGCGATGCGGACACATCCCCGACTCAGCCCCCCTACCAGATCATCACCCGAGTGCCGCGTCTCTACGAGATATTTGTTCTAGAGCTACCGCCGGTCATGGCAGACATCACGATGCTTAAAGGCGATCGCCATCAATTGGCAACCCCCCCACTAGTGATGGAGGAACAGGGATGAAGTGGGTTTATTTGGTAGCCGGGGTGCTGCTGTTTATCAAAATGGTGGTGTTTCCTGACCCTGTCGCTGAGGGGCTAGAGATGGAAATCGCCGAGGCGATCGTCAGCGAGAGCGCCGTGCCCAATGCGGTGTCGGGCATTATCTTTCGCAATCGCCTCTACGACACCATTTTTGAGGTGGTGGTGTTTACCATCGCCATTATGGGAGCCAAGTACCTACTGGCCGACGAAACCCCCACGGCCTCGTTCTACAGATTTGACGATGAGCCTTCGATTGTGCTGGCTCGCCTCGGGGCAACCATCGCGGCCCTGGTGGGGATCGAACTGGCCATTCGCGGTCACCTCAGCCCTGGCGGCGGGTTTGCGGCGGGGGTCGCGGGGGGGACGGCGATCGGGCTGATTGCCATCACCGCTGCCTCGCCGGAGTGGATGCAGGCGATCTATGAACGCTGGCACGCCGCTACCTGGGAGAAAGTGTCGGTGCTGGTGTTTATTGCGCTAGCAGTGTTCACTCTGTTGGGGTTTAGCCTGCCGCCGGCCCAGTTTGGTACCCTGCTTAGCGGCGGCGTCATTCCGTTGATGAATGTGCTGGTGGCTCTCAAGGTGGCGTTGGGGTCTTGGGCCATCACCCTGCTGTTTATTCGCTACCGGGGGCTGTTGTAGGCAAGGCCACGGCAACGTTGTGCCAAAGCTTAAGACGGCTGACTCTGGGCCTGAAGCCAGGTCAGGTAAGGGGGAAACCCATTGACGATGGGCAACGCAATGATCTCAGGCACATCGTAGCTGTGGTGTTGAGTCACGGCCTGGGTAAGCTGCTCAAACTGGCTGAGATCGGTTTTGATGATCAGCTGCCACTCTGGTTCTGTCTGCACCTCGTCCTCCCACCGGTAGATAGACTGCATGGGAAACAGGCTGACGCAGGCGGCTAGCCGTGCTTCTACTAAATAGCGTGCCAGGTGAGTGGCCTCGGCCTCTGAACCCGCCGTGACCAATACAACTCCCAACGAAGGATTGCTAGAGGGGAATGCAGTCTCCAAAGCGGCCATTACTGAAGGGGAATGCGATCGACAAACTGTGACTGGTTGAGGGTTTCGCGGGCGGAGCGGTGGGTCCAGCGGGTTTCGCCCTGCACGGCGTCATAGAGGTAGGCGCGGGCTTCGGCGGGTAGCACCGATTCAGTAAACTCAGTGCCCACCACGACCGCCGCCTTGAGCGAGGCTTCTCCTAGGTGAGCTCGGGTGAGGTCGGCCCGCGATAGGTCAACCCCGTCGAGAATGCCGTTCCACAGCACCGCCCCAGTTAGATCGGAACCGCTGAGATTGGCCCCTACCAGGCTTACCCCGCGCATGGTGGTGTGGGCAAGATTGGCGGAGCTGAGGTTGGCGTGGTTGAGGTTGGCCCCATTGAGCTTGGCTTCTTTGAGGTTGACCCCGGCCAGATTCATGCCGTGCAGGTCTACCCCATTGAGCCATGCCCCTTCGAGGTTGGTCGCTTCCATGCGGGTGCGCTCAAGGTCGGCCCCGCTGAGCCGAGCCCCGGTGAGGTAGGCCCAGGAAAGGTTGGCCCCGCTCAGGTTAGCGCCCCGCAAATTAGCGCCGGTCAGGTTGGCCCCACAGAGGTTGGCTCCGCGCAAGTCAGCCTGGCGCAGATTGGCATGGCACAGGTCACAGCCGCTGAGCTGGGCGTTGCGTAGGTCGGCCCGCACCAAAAACGCGCCTCGCAGGTTGGCCTTGGTGAGATCGGCCTGGGCTAGACGAGTTTCGCTCATTTTGGCGAAACTGAGGTTGGCCCAGTTGAGGTCGGCGTGGTCGAGGTTGGCCTGGGTGAGAAAGGAGCGGCTGAGATCGGCCCCTTTGAGATTGGCACGGCTGAGATCGACTTCGACTAGAATGTGACGGCTAAAGTCGGCACCGGCCAGGCTAATACCGGTGAAGTCGCGGTAGCCGGCCTCGTACAGTTCGAGAAAATATTTAATGTGCATAATGCTACGGTGGTGAGCCGGAGAAGTGGCAGACTCACGGGGGGCTATTAATGGCACGATACGGTCCCAAAGGGGGTCAGCGGTCTAAATGGCGGTATAAAAACAACATTGAAAATGAGTTTTATGAGTAAGGTTAACGCTTCTTTAACTAAGACTTGTCTACATAAGTTTACGGTTCAAAATGTGATTAATTATTTTTTAACAATTGCCGCTGTTGGGGGCTGAGCAACTTGAATACAGCTTATTTGCTTTTTTTGAGGCTAACAGTCTTCATTGCTTTTGTTTGATAATTTGGTGAAAAACTTAGCACTTGTCTGAGCATGAAACGATTTATTTTTTGGGGCCTATGGCTAGGGTTTGTTCTGTATGCATTTATACTGGCTCCCCCCGATCGCCCCGATACCGTTGATTTGATTTTTCGGCTGTCCACGGGCGCGTGGGATGGCATTAACCCAGTGGTTGTGGCGGTGTTCAACGCTATGGGGCTTTGGCCAGTAGTCTACGCTGCGGTGGCTCTCGTCGATGGCCAGGGGCAGAAGCTGCGGGCCTGGCCGTTTGTGGTGATGTCCTTTGCGGTAGGGGCCTTTGCCCTGCTGCCCTACCTCGCCCTACGGCAGCCTAATCCTCAGTTTAGCGGTTCTAAAAATGCGCTGCTGCGGCTGCTGGAGGCTCGCTGGCTGGGAGCATTGTTGACGGCGGGGGCGATCGCTCTGGCTGGCTTTGCATTACTTAAAGGAGACTGGCCCGATTTTTGGCAGCAGTGGCAGACCAGCCGCTTCATTAACGTCATGTC is a genomic window of Nodosilinea sp. E11 containing:
- a CDS encoding cation:proton antiporter, with the protein product MSDVVSALCWLPWPDSSGLVPLLAATSEADIGADTGPMVLAGVLLSLVVIYVASKLGGELSKLLDLPPVLGELVAGVIVGVSALHLIMFPESGATAADSQLMGLLQWLGGLTPEAAVEVFRSQSEVISVLAELGVIILLFEIGLESDLRELQKVGYQAAIVAVVGVVAPFTLGTAGLMVLFHVPTIPAIFAGAALTATSIGITSKVLSEIGQLKSAEGQIIVGAAVIDDVLGIIVLAVVASLAKTGEVDVLNVVYLIISATGFLLGAIFLGKFFNTSFEAIADKLQTRGNLVIPAITFAFLMAFLANVIHLEAILGAFAAGLVLDETDKRKELDRQVMPIADILVPIFFVTVGAKADLGVLNPAVAANREGLVIAVFLLAVAIVGKVITGWTAFGQPLNKLAIGIGMVPRGEVGLVFAGIGSASGVLTKPLEAAIIIMVIATTFLAPPFLRIAFKGSEAAAIAAEPAPEPADVAS
- a CDS encoding cation:proton antiporter subunit C, with the protein product MLHACVYATILLGFFGIIFKENLVMKIIAMDVMSTGVIALFVLVAARTGVRTPIVAGLVEEGYADPVPQAVILTAIVIGFSIQALMLVGVMKLARDNPTLETSAIEEEYRR
- a CDS encoding cation:proton antiporter; the protein is MTEFTILWIALPLFIGFSIPLLPSAARLLTLGIPLFSVAYATALFSRPAPLDLRLLDSFGVALWADQLSAWFILTNALVTAAVLIYSWDGPKTKFFYTQLLVLHGSVNATFICADLISLYVALEVVGMTTFLLIAYPRTDRTLWVALRYLFISNVAMLFYLVGAVLVYRTHQSFAFEGLRGAPAEAPALILMALLTKGGIFVSGLWLPATNTAAESQISAMMSGAVEKAGVFPLLRFALVLEEFEPIVQAFGVATAVLGVTYALAATDAKRVLACSTLSQLGWLLVAPAVAGFYALAHGLAKAALFLTVGQLPQRDLATLRQQPMPTALWLPLTLGGLSISGAPLLAGFGAKTLTLEALGPWQGMAMNGAAVGTAAVYAKLISLPHRGGAQTSSWPQVPLGLGLALGLLLGGAIAANVAYLDAYSGAKLIKALVLIGAGWLVYALLRRPAALELPAGPEAFEHLLGGMGVMLIVLFWMVWSWSIT
- a CDS encoding cation:proton antiporter, with the protein product MTGMTIVWMALPFFVGFTVYLLPQAARLLTLAVTLTSLAYAVALLGQPAPLDLHLLDSFGVTLLADQLSAYFILTNALVTAAVILYCWDTGKTAFFYTQAIILHGSINATFICADFISLYVALEVIGIAAFLLIAYPRQDRTLWVALRYLFISNTAMLFYLMGAALVYQAHQSFAFTGLRGAPIEAVVLIVLGLLVKGGIFVSGLWLPLTHAEAESPVSALLSGVVVKAGVFPLVRFALLVEELDPLVRAFGVATALLGVAYALVETDAKRVLALSTVSQVGWVMAAPPVAGVYALTHGLVKAALFLTVGNLPSRDLTVLQQRPMATSLWLPLMAGSLAIAGCPLFLGFGAKALTLEYVLPWQGNLLGLAALGTAVIYAKFMVLPHQRDEKPVAKPGLWTALMVLLGALILANVVYLEAYTGPKLLTALATIGGGLAIHQLLVKRVRFALPGGLESFEHLIGGMSLTLVVLFWMVWSWLAI
- a CDS encoding cation:proton antiporter, with product MAGYLNLLLRLTIWFLLTADLSWANILIGVTVSLLLPRGLTNLGTLKDWLRTLGEVVVAIPQAYAEAIEIMVRPHRHEVVTVDRAKPRRSPGLLFLDIFLITFTPKTIVQHYREQGWYEVHRISRRPNP
- a CDS encoding monovalent cation/H(+) antiporter subunit G gives rise to the protein MIHFLSYTCIVIGLVFWYWGTWPLLGRRSVLYKLHGLSVADTLGSMAIVFGLLLRIPQEWPLLVLALISLAIWNTVLGYVLAYCSTGDSSYDG
- a CDS encoding DUF4040 domain-containing protein, with amino-acid sequence MMANYVYAIVLLLPLAGTMVIVQQNPYQALVMRGILGAVAALVYATLGGADVALTEALVGTMLAITLYAVAVRSSLVMRLGVLEGDGVKDNLQWQPLLDYLRAMLKRYQLRLELVPYADKEALQQALAEKTIHSSCLSLGALGRGNGGDEVEAEAAQSDADTSPTQPPYQIITRVPRLYEIFVLELPPVMADITMLKGDRHQLATPPLVMEEQG
- a CDS encoding Na(+)/H(+) antiporter subunit B; protein product: MKWVYLVAGVLLFIKMVVFPDPVAEGLEMEIAEAIVSESAVPNAVSGIIFRNRLYDTIFEVVVFTIAIMGAKYLLADETPTASFYRFDDEPSIVLARLGATIAALVGIELAIRGHLSPGGGFAAGVAGGTAIGLIAITAASPEWMQAIYERWHAATWEKVSVLVFIALAVFTLLGFSLPPAQFGTLLSGGVIPLMNVLVALKVALGSWAITLLFIRYRGLL
- the cutA gene encoding divalent-cation tolerance protein CutA; this encodes MAALETAFPSSNPSLGVVLVTAGSEAEATHLARYLVEARLAACVSLFPMQSIYRWEDEVQTEPEWQLIIKTDLSQFEQLTQAVTQHHSYDVPEIIALPIVNGFPPYLTWLQAQSQPS
- a CDS encoding pentapeptide repeat-containing protein, translated to MPLIAPRESATSPAHHRSIMHIKYFLELYEAGYRDFTGISLAGADFSRHILVEVDLSRANLKGADLSRSFLTQANLDHADLNWANLSFAKMSETRLAQADLTKANLRGAFLVRADLRNAQLSGCDLCHANLRQADLRGANLCGANLTGANLRGANLSGANLSWAYLTGARLSGADLERTRMEATNLEGAWLNGVDLHGMNLAGVNLKEAKLNGANLNHANLSSANLAHTTMRGVSLVGANLSGSDLTGAVLWNGILDGVDLSRADLTRAHLGEASLKAAVVVGTEFTESVLPAEARAYLYDAVQGETRWTHRSARETLNQSQFVDRIPLQ
- a CDS encoding DUF2834 domain-containing protein gives rise to the protein MKRFIFWGLWLGFVLYAFILAPPDRPDTVDLIFRLSTGAWDGINPVVVAVFNAMGLWPVVYAAVALVDGQGQKLRAWPFVVMSFAVGAFALLPYLALRQPNPQFSGSKNALLRLLEARWLGALLTAGAIALAGFALLKGDWPDFWQQWQTSRFINVMSLDFCALWLLFPVLLKDDMARRGLSQPWVTAAVLALPLVGACLYLTLRPPLAEVSEAEGVTVG